From Sebaldella sp. S0638:
GCATTTTTCTATACTTATAATTTCTCCCGAAGTTTCAAGGCTTCCCGACCATTTTTTCGTTGTTATGTCGGGATATATACGTAAATCCGGACCCCATCCGAATTCTGCACGGAATTTAAATGTTACTTCTCCGGTAATCTTTTTTTCTTCCCATGTTCCTGAATGTGTATGTACTTTTTCTATTATTCCGTTCCTAATAAGTTCAATTCTATCTACAGCATCTCCGGCTTCAGTTTCCACCACATGGTTGTAAGACGGTCTCTCGCTTATTTTATCTCCCATCATGGCGTCGCCTATGTTGTATTTCAGCTTTATTTTATTTCCTGTAACACCGTAAACATGTTTTTTCAGCATTGCTTCCCAGATCTTTTCTTTTGTATTATCTTCTGCGTAGCATGCCATCAGACCATGTCCATACATTGCCGGTACTGAATGATTATCCCCTGAGGCTATTATTCCGACCTCATTACCTCCTGTCAGCCCGTCAAACACTGATGTTCCGCCTGTTCTCGGCCCCATATGTATATGGCGCTGCATATGACGGTCTGTATAACCGCTTTCTGATGAACCATGAGATGAAAATATTTCTATAAAAGGAGAATAATCAGAATTATGGGTTTTCCAGTTTTTACCTCTGCTTCCCAATGCATATGCAGGATGATGCGGTATGGCAATTGCTTCGCCTAAAGGAAGCATATTACATAATTCTTCATATCTCAAAGGATTAAAAAGCTCGCCGTCATCTCCGAGAAAAAATACATTATGATCGCCGTCAAGCCCTGATCCCTGCCATTCATAACCGGCAAACACGGGAATATTTCCGTCTTTCCCAGCCATAGAACTCTTTTCCCTGCAAAATTCCAGTACTTCTTCCCAGTCTTTCTCCCTTATATCTTTATCATAAATATCTTCTATACCAAGTCCTGAATCAAGTTTTCTCATAAAATAGGGATAATATGCCACAGCCCAGAAATCTGTCACTTCTTTGGCAAATTCATACCATTTTTCCATTTCATCAATTTGATTATGATGTATATTTGAGTGTAAATCCCCCCAAAGCAGTTTTTGTTTATCCATTTTTTTCTCCTTGCTTTTTATATTTCAATACTTTTTATATACGCTTCCAAATCATTTTTTATTATATTTACAGTTGGTCCGTATACTACCTGAATAGAATTTCCTTTGCTTATAATTCCTACTGCGCCTGTTCCTTTTAATCTTGGCTCGCTTATTTTTGTTCCGTCTTTCACTGTTACACGAAGCCTTGTAGCACAGTTATCAAGATCAACTATATTTTCAAGTCCCCCGAGTCCGTCAATAATAGCCTGTTCTTTTTTGCCGTCTGTTACTTTTCCGCTTCCCGGCTCATCCATCATTACATCATCTGCTTCATCTCCTCTTCCCGGAGTTTTATAGTTGAATTTTTGAATCATAAAT
This genomic window contains:
- a CDS encoding DUF3604 domain-containing protein, with protein sequence MDKQKLLWGDLHSNIHHNQIDEMEKWYEFAKEVTDFWAVAYYPYFMRKLDSGLGIEDIYDKDIREKDWEEVLEFCREKSSMAGKDGNIPVFAGYEWQGSGLDGDHNVFFLGDDGELFNPLRYEELCNMLPLGEAIAIPHHPAYALGSRGKNWKTHNSDYSPFIEIFSSHGSSESGYTDRHMQRHIHMGPRTGGTSVFDGLTGGNEVGIIASGDNHSVPAMYGHGLMACYAEDNTKEKIWEAMLKKHVYGVTGNKIKLKYNIGDAMMGDKISERPSYNHVVETEAGDAVDRIELIRNGIIEKVHTHSGTWEEKKITGEVTFKFRAEFGWGPDLRIYPDITTKKWSGSLETSGEIISIEKCWTSYGQKLFWEEKNKCEFELTTHKTSQSGKWMGPSPVTSESFIFEIKADIDSDIIMTVDGKTFTYSVRSILENTQLISFEDEARKLSKERFGFDEFYRNDNFHHNAYKVLLHRGTPEDGYKVHWETATSGKKKEKDFYMVKVFQRDGNIAWSSPIWVE